A stretch of Onychomys torridus chromosome 2, mOncTor1.1, whole genome shotgun sequence DNA encodes these proteins:
- the Akirin2 gene encoding akirin-2 translates to MACGATLKRTLDFDPLLSPASPKRRRCAPLSAPASATASPAAATAAAAASAAAASPQKYLRMEPSPFGDVSSRLTTEQILYNIKQEYKRMQKRRHLEASFQQTDPGCSSDSQPHAFLISGPASPGTSSATSSPLKKEQPLFTLRQVGMICERLLKEREEKVREEYEEILNTKLAEQYDAFVKFTHDQIMRRYGEQPASYVS, encoded by the exons ATGGCGTGCGGAGCCACTCTGAAAAGGACTCTGGATTTCGACCCTCTGCTGAGCCCCGCGTCTCCGAAGCGGAGGCGGTGCGCGCCTTTGTCGGCACCGGCGTCGGCTACAGCCTCCCCTGcggccgccaccgccgccgccgccgcctcggcCGCGGCCGCCTCTCCGCAGAAGTATCTCCGGATGGAGCCTTCCCCCTTCGGCGACGTCTCCTCCCGCCTCACCACAG aacaaATTCTGTACAACATAAAACAGGAGTATAAACGTATGCAGAAGAGAAGACATTTAGAAGCTAGTTTTCAGCAGACAGACCCAGGTTGTAGTTCTGATTCACAGCCACATGCATTTCTCATCAGTGGACCAGCATCACCAG GGACTTCATCTGCAACATCCTcaccattaaaaaaagaacagccCTTATTTACTCTAAGGCAGGTTGGGATGATCTGTGAACGTTTGTTGAAAGAACGGGAAGAGAAAGTTCGAGAAGAATATGAAGAAATACTGAACACAAAACTTGCAG AACAATATGATGCATTTGTCAAGTTTACGCATGATCAGATAATGCGGCGATATGGAGAACAGCCTGCTAGTT aTGTTTCATGA